In Pseudohongiella acticola, the sequence AGAGCTCTAGACGGTAAATAGAGCAAGGCCTCGAGCTTTGTGTCAGGGTCAAGCAATGTCACCAGCGGTTCACCGGGATCAACTACATCCCCCTCTCGCAACACGAAATTGCTGACAATGCCATCTCGTGTGGCGGTAATAGTGAAACTGCGCTGGAAATGTAGCTCATGTTGACGAGCCCGCAACTTCGATATCGCGTTATCCAATACAAGATGTTCCTCCTGAGCAAGTAGCGGTATTATCAACAGTTGCTGTTCCGCTTCAGCCATAGCCTGGCGATGCTGTTCAATAGCCAGATCACCCGCTTTTACCTGCTGCTGCAACTGATAGAGTGTTGACGCAGACTGGCGGAAGGTACGTTCTGAGATAGTACTGGCCCGGTGGAGTTTATCGCTTGCCTGAAAATCCTGTTCGGAAAGCTGAACGCGGAGCTGTCGAATACCCTGCTCTTCTTTAAGCAGGTTCAGCGTATTTTGCATGCCAAGAAGTTGGATGCGAATTTTCTGCAGCTGCGCATCAAACCTTTCTGTCAAGACAACTTTTCGATGCTTCAATTGATTCAGCTGAGTTTCTGTTTGCTGCAATGCCTGGTCCGGCATTCGCTGACCATATTGGTCGTGATGCGTACCGGCCAGTGTAGCCAGAATATCTCCAGCGCTCACGATGTCACCGTCTTTGACAGCAACGTCTGTCACTATTCCGGATTTCCCGCCATATACCTTGACCTCGCCGCCATTCGCAGTCAGAACACCACGAACCTGCTGTGTCTGCTTTATTTCAGCAGTACATATAAAGGCCAGAAAACCGACAAATACCAACAGAAGAAACGAAACCATTAAACGAACCGTTAATGGTTGATAGAAAATAGCTTCACCAAACTGGGCACCTTGCTGTGCGTACAGAATTTCAGTACGGAATAACTTTTCATTCATATCAACAAGCGGCCTCAAAGTATGCGGGTAAATTGCTGAGATATTTCCATTGCGCCGGCCATCTACTGATCCAGTTCTCTGCCAGTGCCACCAGTGCCTGGGTTATTCGCTCCGTTGCCTGTTGCAGGTCTTCGTCTGGCCAAACACTGGCATCGATTACCGGTGCCATTTCAATGCAGTTTCGACCATGGTGCTCATAACAAACGAAGGGATAGATTGGACTCCGACCAAGTATCGCCAATAGTGCCGGCCCCTTGACAAACTTTGAGCGACGCCCGAAGAAATTGACCGTCACTGTACTGCCAAAGTCTTCCTTCAAATCAAATAGAGTCGCCAGGGTATGACGCCCTCGCCGCAATGCACTGACAATTGTGGTCGACGTATTTTGATGATGATAAATTACCTGATGAGCAACGCGATCGGCGGAGAAGTTCTGCATGCCATGATCGGAGCCTGGCTCGCGTCGCAATGAAATCGCAGCCCGCCCTGCATCAGAGACTGATGACAGTGCCCGAAATCCACCAAAAAAATCTCCCATATGAATAGTCACGAGGACACGCGAACCAGCATTATTCTGTATCGCTTGCTGGTAATCGGCCTTGTCTGGCCAATAAAAACGCTCTAGATAACGGCTGCTCTCGTGTCTGTTCTCCAGATGTATCAGGCGTCGCGCATAATTTAAGTGATACCAGAATGTGTATTCACGCCAAATCGATCTGACTCGAGACTCTGGCTCATGTAAAAGACAGGCCATCACTGTACGCTGAGTGTTCATGAATTCGCCATACCTGCCCTGCTGTTGAAAGTACAACTTTGCCCAGGACAGCATCGAAAAAATTGTGCGTTTATGGTTATCCCTGAGCCCGGATTTCATGCAAGACCTCAAAATTGAGCTGACTTTCACTTCGGCGCGCTCAAAAAATGACATGTGAAGCTGAGCGTCAGTGAGTGTCTCTATTAATGACAATAGTAACTCGCATTGAAGTCGGGCTCCGTCGCTTGAACAGTCACGCACTGCCAGTGTCAACCCAGCCTCCGAACGCACCACCCAGACACCAATATCCGTAGTTGAATGCTTGCGCATAACGTCAATGACAAAGTACTCACTACTCGATGCCATTACTTCCTCAAGAATTTCACGCAACAATAGCAAGGTCTGCTTACTGTTGGCTTTTTCAGTTGCGCTTTGGACTCTTTCGTCAAACGTAGGCATGTAACTAATTTTCCTGACAGTCTACGTTCTCACAGTCACGCGCCGTTCCCAACGCTTCCATTGGAATGGACAACTCTGTGGAAAAAAGAGCGATCAGG encodes:
- a CDS encoding HlyD family secretion protein; amino-acid sequence: MNEKLFRTEILYAQQGAQFGEAIFYQPLTVRLMVSFLLLVFVGFLAFICTAEIKQTQQVRGVLTANGGEVKVYGGKSGIVTDVAVKDGDIVSAGDILATLAGTHHDQYGQRMPDQALQQTETQLNQLKHRKVVLTERFDAQLQKIRIQLLGMQNTLNLLKEEQGIRQLRVQLSEQDFQASDKLHRASTISERTFRQSASTLYQLQQQVKAGDLAIEQHRQAMAEAEQQLLIIPLLAQEEHLVLDNAISKLRARQHELHFQRSFTITATRDGIVSNFVLREGDVVDPGEPLVTLLDPDTKLEALLYLPSRALANVGKETPVMISYDAYPYQTYGSFSAQITSVADSVMDPREFLFPVDVREPVYLVKAHIADQGPSSESTQRFRPGLQFSADIVTGEQTVWEKLTSPLRGVTRRL
- a CDS encoding LpxL/LpxP family acyltransferase, whose translation is MPTFDERVQSATEKANSKQTLLLLREILEEVMASSSEYFVIDVMRKHSTTDIGVWVVRSEAGLTLAVRDCSSDGARLQCELLLSLIETLTDAQLHMSFFERAEVKVSSILRSCMKSGLRDNHKRTIFSMLSWAKLYFQQQGRYGEFMNTQRTVMACLLHEPESRVRSIWREYTFWYHLNYARRLIHLENRHESSRYLERFYWPDKADYQQAIQNNAGSRVLVTIHMGDFFGGFRALSSVSDAGRAAISLRREPGSDHGMQNFSADRVAHQVIYHHQNTSTTIVSALRRGRHTLATLFDLKEDFGSTVTVNFFGRRSKFVKGPALLAILGRSPIYPFVCYEHHGRNCIEMAPVIDASVWPDEDLQQATERITQALVALAENWISRWPAQWKYLSNLPAYFEAAC